The Pelodiscus sinensis isolate JC-2024 chromosome 13, ASM4963464v1, whole genome shotgun sequence genome includes a region encoding these proteins:
- the LOC102445535 gene encoding putative P2Y purinoceptor 10, producing the protein MSSNSSSGNCTDPDMGFQTSLYATTYIIIFIPGLLANSAALWVLCRFISKKNKAIIFMINLSVADLAHVLSLPLRVYYYINHVWPFGSLLCQFCFYLKYLNMYTSICFLTCISIQRYLFLLYPFKAKNWKSRYDIAISAAVWIFVGAACSPVLILRSSTPSNNTITCFADLKIKQMTMATSITLVTVAELSGFVIPLVIIAYCTWKMRQSLQESEVPLQQRNEKEKALRMILMCAAVFFICFTPYHINFPLFMMVKQNVITNCSILRSTLHFHPVSLCLASLNCCLDPILYYFMTSEFQKKLLQCSDFALRSCLMDKESDSSFQDHSDDFETQKHFTHFKCWSVRRFWPNKYMEAPPTEPERLSLQYPF; encoded by the coding sequence ATGTCAAGCAACAGCTCTTCAGGAAATTGCACTGATCCTGATATGGGATTTCAGACCTCCCTGTATGCAACCACTTACATCATAATATTCATACCTGGTCTTCTAGCAAACAGTGCTGCATTATGGGTTTTATGTCGCTTCATCAGTAAGAAAAACAAAGCTATTATTTTTATGATTAATTTGTCTGTAGCTGATCTTGCTCATGTGCTCTCATTACCTCTTCGAGTGTATTATTATATAAACCACGTGTGGCCTTTTGGGAGTTTGCTTTGCCAGTTCTGTTTCTACCTGAAGTATCTCAATATGTATACAAGCATCTGTTTCCTTACCTGCATAAGCATTCAAAGGTACCTTTTCCTCCTCTATCCTTTCAAAGCCAAAAACTGGAAGAGTAGGTATGACATTGCCATTAGTGCTGCTGTATGGATCTTTGTTGGAGCTGCTTGCTCACCTGTTCTAATTCTGAGAAGTTCTACCCCATCCAACAATACAATTACCTGCTTTGCAGATCTTAAAATAAAGCAAATGACTATGGCAACTTCTATTACTTTAGTAACAGTGGCTGAATTATCAGGGTTTGTGATTCCCTTAGTTATTATTGCATATTGCACTTGGAAAATGAGACAATCTCTACAAGAATCTGAAGTGCCCTTGCAACAGAGAAATGAAAAAGAGAAAGCTTTACGGATGATCCTGATGTGTGCAGCTGTATTCTTCATATGTTTCACACCATATCATATAAACTTTCCTTTATTTATGATGGTGAAACAGAATGTTATTACAAACTGCTCCATACTCAGAAGTACACTTCATTTTCATCCAGTTTCTTTATGTCTAGCCAGCTTGAACTGTTGTCTGGATCCAATTCTTTACTACTTTATGACATCAGAGTTCCAGAAAAAATTATTGCAATGCAGTGACTTTGCCCTCCGGAGTTGCCTCATGGACAAAGAGAGTGACTCATCTTTCCAGGACCACAGCGATGATTTTGAAACACAGAAACACTTCACACATTTTAAATGTTGGTCTGTTCGAAGGTTCTGGCCAAATAAATACATGGAAGCTCCTCCAACTGAGCCAGAGAGACTTTCATTACAGTATCCCTTTTGA